One segment of Panicum virgatum strain AP13 chromosome 3K, P.virgatum_v5, whole genome shotgun sequence DNA contains the following:
- the LOC120699346 gene encoding uncharacterized protein LOC120699346 isoform X1, with amino-acid sequence MEAANHCLRPLLSPCPLLPVSLSLPAAPTPRHLRRTRAPFASCRPPPPSPPPPLPKKGVSGASHEAAEEDGAVVDKDAEAEEQLEFGDGEYTSSVGASFSLPARLRAAPGGDPVFFLLAAVAVTTCVAFTGMVVVAIPTMLAMRRAANSFSMLADAALEELPSTMAAVRLSGMEISDLTLELSDLSHEIAGGVHKSAKVAQAVEAGIGQMQNIARQQAKSMVEERANLRTIPTVGQGKESHGSSSQHRQ; translated from the exons aTGGAAGCCGCCAACCACTGTCTCCGCCCTCTGCTGTCTCCCTGCCCTCTCCTTCccgtctccctctccctccccgcaGCACCTActccccgccacctccgccgcacgcgcgcTCCCTTTGCCTCATGtcgcccgccaccgccatctccccctcctcctctccccaaGAAAGGCGTCTCCGGCGCCAGCCACGAGGCTGCGGAGGAGGACGGAGCGGTGGTGGATAAAGAcgccgaggcggaggagcaGCTGGAGTTCGGGGACGGGGAGTACACGTCGAGCGTGGGCGCTAGCTTCAGCCTTCCAGCACGCCTccgcgcggcgccgggcggcgacccggtgttcttcctcctcgccgctgTGGCCGTCACG ACGTGCGTGGCGTTCACGGGGATGGTGGTCGTGGCGATTCCGACGATGCTG GCTATGAGGAGAGCCGCGAATTCATTTTCTATGCTGGCTGACGCAGCTCTAGAGGAGTTACCAAGTACCATGGCTGCTGTAAGGCTCTCTGGCATGGAAATCAGTGATCTCACCCTTGAACTTAGTGACTTGAG TCATGAGATAGCAGGTGGTGTCCACAAGTCTGCCAAGGTTGCTCAAGCAGTGGAGGCTGGCATTGGACAGATGCAGAACATAGCTCGACAGCAGGCAAAAT CAATGGTAGAAGAGCGAGCAAACTTGCGGACTATCCCCACCGTAGGGCAAGGTAAGGAGTCCCATGGATCATCTAGTCAGCATCGCCAATGA
- the LOC120699346 gene encoding uncharacterized protein LOC120699346 isoform X2 has product MEAANHCLRPLLSPCPLLPVSLSLPAAPTPRHLRRTRAPFASCRPPPPSPPPPLPKKGVSGASHEAAEEDGAVVDKDAEAEEQLEFGDGEYTSSVGASFSLPARLRAAPGGDPVFFLLAAVAVTTCVAFTGMVVVAIPTMLAMRRAANSFSMLADAALEELPSTMAAVRLSGMEISDLTLELSDLSHEIAGGVHKSAKVAQAVEAGIGQMQNIARQQAKSMVEERANLRTIPTVGQAFR; this is encoded by the exons aTGGAAGCCGCCAACCACTGTCTCCGCCCTCTGCTGTCTCCCTGCCCTCTCCTTCccgtctccctctccctccccgcaGCACCTActccccgccacctccgccgcacgcgcgcTCCCTTTGCCTCATGtcgcccgccaccgccatctccccctcctcctctccccaaGAAAGGCGTCTCCGGCGCCAGCCACGAGGCTGCGGAGGAGGACGGAGCGGTGGTGGATAAAGAcgccgaggcggaggagcaGCTGGAGTTCGGGGACGGGGAGTACACGTCGAGCGTGGGCGCTAGCTTCAGCCTTCCAGCACGCCTccgcgcggcgccgggcggcgacccggtgttcttcctcctcgccgctgTGGCCGTCACG ACGTGCGTGGCGTTCACGGGGATGGTGGTCGTGGCGATTCCGACGATGCTG GCTATGAGGAGAGCCGCGAATTCATTTTCTATGCTGGCTGACGCAGCTCTAGAGGAGTTACCAAGTACCATGGCTGCTGTAAGGCTCTCTGGCATGGAAATCAGTGATCTCACCCTTGAACTTAGTGACTTGAG TCATGAGATAGCAGGTGGTGTCCACAAGTCTGCCAAGGTTGCTCAAGCAGTGGAGGCTGGCATTGGACAGATGCAGAACATAGCTCGACAGCAGGCAAAAT CAATGGTAGAAGAGCGAGCAAACTTGCGGACTATCCCCACCGTAGGGCAAG CCTTCCGTTAA